The genomic interval ATGTCAAGGCAATCCAGCTCCtgatctgtttctttcttcgtagACGGACGGTggtgcgagtaggccacgtttttagTTTGTGCGAATGGTGCCGGCGTGACAGCGTAgtggtgtttgtgtgctgtgtcgaggtcgcGGTGATCGAACGTCCAATGGCGCCGatagtgcccgcgcagactgcgctgggaaATGCTGGCAAGCGTGGTACCAAATATACCACAATGTCAATGGCGAAAAAGATCGCCATTGTGCAACAAGTCCTGAGCGGCCGGTCTCAAAGCGGAGTTGCTCGAGAATTTAACATCTCGAAGCAGACCGTCTCCGACTACATGAAAAAccagacgaagattctcggcgaAGCAACGAAGTCTTCCTCCAGTTTGGAACGGAAAAATTTTAGAGACGGCAGCCATCCGAAGCtcgaagaagccctccacatgtGGTTGTGTGCTACAGTTGCCAAGCGCATCCCTGTGTCTGGAGACCTTCTGAAGCAGAAGGCAGAGACGCTCGCTCTCCAGATGAATATCGAGGGCTTTATGTTTAGTGACGGATGGCTCCGCAACTTCAAAAAAAGGTACGACCTCGCTTTCAAGAGGATGTGCGGCGAGAGTGGTGCCGTCGACCGGACCCTTGTTGCGAATTATCGCTCGGAGACGCTGGAGTCGCTGTTGTCCCAGTTTTCGCCAGACGACGTTTTTAACTGTGACGAAACCGCCCTGTTCTACAAGATGCTGCCTGATAAGACTCTTTCTGTGTCTGGCGATCCCTGCCACGGCGGGAAGCACAGTAAAGAGCGCGTCACCATCATGGTAGGCAGCAACATGTCGGGGACAGAGAAGCTTCCGCTTCTTGTGATTGGCAAATCTAAAAGACCGAGGTGCTTCAAGGGAGCGAAGTCGCTGCCCGTCTTGTATGAGGCCAACAAAAAAGCTTGGATTACGCAGCAGCTGTTCAGCGACTACGTCCGCAAACTTGACAGGAAGTTCAAGTCGCAAAACCGGAAGGTATTGCTTTTTGTGGACAACTGCGGTGCACACGGTCACATTCATGATCTCGAGTGCATCCGCTTGGAATTCCTGCCGCCCAACACCACGAGTGTCCTCCAGCCCATGGACCAGGGCATTATAAAAAATTTGAAGGTCCTATACCGAGCACGCCTTTTGAACCGCATGGTCGTCTGCATCGACGCCGGCAAGCAGTACTGTGTTAGCCTTCTGTCGGCTATAAACATGCTTGCAGATGCCTGGAAGGCGGTGGCCCCTGCCACTCTACAGAACTGCTTTCGGCACGCTGGATTTGTTATCACCGATGAAGTGAGTGCCATGGAGGCCCCAGATCTGTCGCCTTcagatgtgctccctactgaagCCGAAAACGTTCTTCAAGACTTGCGCAGTGGtggcattgcgattccggacactgtCTCGTTTGATAGTTTTACAAATGCTGACAGTGCTGTACTGACGTGCGCAGAACTTGACGACgacgagatcattcgtcaggtttgtGCCCCGCCGGATGATGACTCGGAGTCGGaggatgacgcaccatgtgcgccgccgccgtcgcacgcGGAGCTTGtccaagcagtgactgtgctgtCAGCCGCCTACAGTGACCgcacgaccctctccgagattgaGGCTGATTTGATTGCGCGTAAACGAAACagtgtgcaacggcgcattcacgatttcttcgcGCCTGCTGCCGCGCCCAAATAAGGGCTAAGGGCGTGGAAataaaggaatttttttttctgaatctgTTTTTTCGGACACccgtttattcggacattttcgcggtccccgtgaggtccgaataaacggtcggcgactgtagacGGCACCGAGCAACTTTTTTTACTGCTGATATTATGGGAATCGGAGCTATTCATCGACATATGGTTATGTATGGGGCAATGAAATTAAAATAAACCTCTTACATTGTTGAATAGAACGATGGCCCTTTCACTG from Dermacentor albipictus isolate Rhodes 1998 colony unplaced genomic scaffold, USDA_Dalb.pri_finalv2 scaffold_33, whole genome shotgun sequence carries:
- the LOC139052765 gene encoding tigger transposable element-derived protein 4-like — protein: MNIEGFMFSDGWLRNFKKRYDLAFKRMCGESGAVDRTLVANYRSETLESLLSQFSPDDVFNCDETALFYKMLPDKTLSVSGDPCHGGKHSKERVTIMVGSNMSGTEKLPLLVIGKSKRPRCFKGAKSLPVLYEANKKAWITQQLFSDYVRKLDRKFKSQNRKVLLFVDNCGAHGHIHDLECIRLEFLPPNTTSVLQPMDQGIIKNLKVLYRARLLNRMVVCIDAGKQYCVSLLSAINMLADAWKAVAPATLQNCFRHAGFVITDEVSAMEAPDLSPSDVLPTEAENVLQDLRSGGIAIPDTVSFDSFTNADSAVLTCAELDDDEIIRQVCAPPDDDSESEDDAPCAPPPSHAELVQAVTVLSAAYSDRTTLSEIEADLIARKRNSVQRRIHDFFAPAAAPK